A single genomic interval of Mycolicibacterium sp. MU0053 harbors:
- a CDS encoding IS256 family transposase — MLTVVHDAIEANESTGGAGRSLLDEIVRDGARQMLAAALKAEVAAYVAQFADQLDEKGHRLVVRNGYHQAREVLTAAGAVEVKAPRVNDKRVDPDTGERKRFSSAILPAWARKSPQMSEVLPLLYLHGLSTSDFTPALEQFLGSGAGLSATTITRLTSQWQDEARAFAARDLSGTDYVYLWVDGIHLKVRLDQEKLCLLVMLGVRADGRKELVAITDGYRESTESWADLLRDCKRRGMTAPVLAVGDGALGFWKAVREVFPATKEQRCWFHKQANVLAALPKSAHASALSALKEIYNAEDIDKAQVAVKAFTVDFGAKYPKAVAKITDDLDTLLEFYHYPAEHWIHLRTTNPIESTFATVRLRTKVTKGPGSRAAGLAMAYKLIDAAAARWRAVNAPHLVALVRAGAVFHKGKLLERPTEITPPTPPSDGDQQAGTEVA; from the coding sequence ATGCTCACCGTAGTTCACGATGCCATCGAGGCCAACGAAAGCACTGGCGGTGCTGGTCGGTCGTTGTTGGACGAGATCGTCCGCGACGGCGCCCGTCAGATGCTGGCCGCCGCGTTGAAGGCTGAGGTCGCCGCCTACGTGGCCCAGTTCGCCGATCAGCTCGATGAGAAGGGGCATCGGCTGGTGGTCCGCAACGGCTATCACCAGGCCCGCGAGGTGCTGACGGCAGCCGGGGCAGTTGAGGTGAAAGCACCGCGAGTCAACGACAAACGCGTCGACCCCGACACCGGTGAACGGAAACGGTTCTCCTCGGCGATCCTGCCGGCCTGGGCACGCAAGTCACCGCAGATGAGCGAAGTGCTGCCGCTGCTGTACCTGCACGGGCTGTCCACCAGCGACTTCACCCCCGCTCTGGAGCAGTTCCTGGGCTCGGGTGCCGGGCTCTCGGCCACCACGATCACCCGGCTGACCAGCCAGTGGCAGGACGAGGCCCGCGCGTTTGCCGCCCGGGACCTGTCGGGCACCGATTACGTCTACCTGTGGGTCGACGGCATCCACCTCAAGGTCCGCCTGGACCAGGAAAAGCTGTGTCTGCTGGTGATGCTCGGCGTGCGCGCGGACGGCCGCAAAGAGCTCGTGGCGATCACCGACGGCTACCGGGAATCGACCGAGTCGTGGGCTGATCTGCTGCGCGACTGTAAACGACGCGGCATGACCGCACCCGTGCTCGCCGTCGGCGATGGCGCACTCGGCTTCTGGAAAGCGGTACGCGAGGTGTTCCCGGCCACCAAAGAACAGCGGTGCTGGTTTCATAAGCAAGCCAATGTGCTTGCCGCCCTGCCGAAATCAGCGCACGCGTCGGCGTTGTCGGCGCTCAAGGAGATCTACAACGCCGAGGATATCGACAAGGCCCAGGTCGCGGTCAAGGCCTTCACGGTCGACTTCGGGGCCAAGTACCCCAAGGCGGTCGCCAAGATCACCGACGATCTGGACACCCTACTGGAGTTCTACCACTATCCCGCCGAGCACTGGATCCACCTACGCACGACAAATCCGATCGAAAGCACCTTTGCCACAGTACGTTTGAGAACCAAGGTCACCAAGGGGCCGGGATCACGTGCGGCTGGTCTGGCCATGGCCTACAAGCTCATCGACGCCGCCGCGGCCCGCTGGCGTGCCGTCAACGCACCACACCTGGTCGCCCTGGTCCGCGCCGGCGCGGTCT